Proteins from a genomic interval of Geodermatophilus obscurus DSM 43160:
- a CDS encoding AAA family ATPase, which produces MSETTVRPLPGADGGINGPDELAAALEATGYLPDEGLATAAYLALAMHRPLFLEGEAGVGKTALAQALARVTGRPIYRLQCYEGLEASQALYDWDFGRQLLHLRAAEAAHATGDTETLEASLYDRRFLLARPLLQALEDSPSVLLVDEVDRADDEFEAFLLEVLSDFTISIPELGTIRATTPPLVVLTSNRTREVHDALKRRCLYHWLQHPDFDREVAILRRRLPDVTEQLAREVARATAKLRTLDLLKPPGVAEAMDWATALYTLGARELDPDVAARTLGAVLKYREDTDRVHALARGALFGGG; this is translated from the coding sequence GTGAGCGAGACCACGGTGCGGCCGTTGCCCGGCGCGGACGGCGGGATCAACGGACCCGACGAGCTGGCCGCGGCCCTCGAGGCGACCGGTTACCTGCCCGACGAGGGCCTGGCGACGGCCGCGTACCTGGCGCTGGCCATGCACCGCCCGCTGTTCCTCGAGGGCGAGGCCGGCGTCGGCAAGACCGCGCTGGCCCAGGCGCTGGCCCGGGTCACCGGCCGGCCGATCTACCGGCTGCAGTGCTACGAGGGCCTGGAGGCCAGCCAGGCGCTCTACGACTGGGACTTCGGCCGGCAGCTGCTGCACCTGCGCGCCGCCGAGGCCGCGCACGCCACCGGCGACACCGAGACGCTGGAGGCCTCGCTCTACGACCGTCGGTTCCTGCTGGCCCGGCCGCTGCTGCAGGCGCTGGAGGACTCCCCGAGCGTGCTGCTGGTCGACGAGGTCGACCGCGCCGACGACGAGTTCGAGGCCTTCCTGCTGGAGGTCCTGTCCGACTTCACCATCTCCATCCCCGAGCTCGGCACCATCCGCGCCACCACCCCGCCGCTGGTGGTGCTGACCTCCAACCGCACCCGCGAGGTGCACGACGCCCTCAAGCGGCGCTGCCTCTACCACTGGCTGCAGCACCCGGACTTCGACCGCGAAGTGGCGATCCTGCGTCGCCGGCTGCCCGACGTGACCGAGCAGCTGGCCCGCGAGGTGGCCCGCGCGACGGCGAAGCTGCGCACCCTGGACCTGCTCAAGCCGCCCGGGGTCGCCGAGGCGATGGACTGGGCGACCGCGCTGTACACCCTCGGCGCCCGCGAGCTGGACCCCGACGTCGCCGCGCGGACGCTGGGCGCGGTCCTCAAGTACCGGGAGGACACCGACCGCGTGCACGCCCTGGCCCGGGGGGCGCTCTTCGGTGGCGGCTGA
- a CDS encoding DUF2382 domain-containing protein: protein MIGTEAISRVIGKDVYDQSGDKIGSASEVYLDDESGQPEWVTVRTGLFGTKESFVPIRDADLTDDGLRVPVSKSQVKDAPKVDTDGHLSPQEEQELYRYYGMQVGQGQVGQGTQTDTTVGRVDRDQQAVMDPSTTTGTAGMTGSGGDRDVIDPTTTTETSGGSGTDRDRDVIDPTTTTGTTGTAGMSAGAAGAGMAAGTSGRTDRDRDGRADHTGEAGIVGRDVSGPTTDNAMTRSEERLDVGTRSEEVGRARLRKYVVTENVTETVPVSREEVRVEREPITDANVGNAMDGPAISEEEHEVTLHAERPVVEKEAVPVERVRLDKQTVTDQERVSEDVRKEQVEVDDGTGVAGNALDRDNDGRIGR, encoded by the coding sequence ATGATCGGCACCGAAGCCATCAGCCGCGTGATCGGCAAGGACGTCTACGACCAGAGCGGTGACAAGATCGGCTCGGCCTCGGAGGTCTACCTCGACGACGAGAGCGGTCAGCCCGAGTGGGTCACGGTGCGTACCGGCCTGTTCGGCACCAAGGAGTCCTTCGTCCCGATCCGGGACGCCGACCTCACCGACGACGGTCTCCGCGTACCGGTGAGCAAGAGCCAGGTCAAGGACGCCCCGAAGGTCGACACCGACGGGCACCTGTCGCCGCAGGAGGAGCAGGAGCTCTACCGCTACTACGGCATGCAGGTCGGTCAGGGGCAGGTCGGTCAGGGGACGCAGACCGACACCACCGTGGGCCGGGTCGACCGCGACCAGCAGGCGGTCATGGACCCCTCGACGACGACGGGCACCGCCGGGATGACCGGCAGCGGCGGCGACCGTGACGTCATCGACCCCACGACGACGACCGAGACCAGCGGAGGGTCCGGCACCGACCGCGACCGTGACGTCATCGACCCCACGACGACGACCGGAACCACCGGAACGGCCGGGATGTCCGCCGGCGCCGCGGGGGCCGGGATGGCCGCGGGGACATCGGGCCGCACGGACCGCGACCGGGACGGGCGAGCTGACCACACCGGCGAGGCCGGCATCGTCGGCCGAGACGTCTCCGGGCCGACCACCGACAACGCGATGACCCGCTCGGAGGAGCGGCTGGACGTGGGCACCCGCTCGGAGGAGGTCGGCCGGGCCCGGCTGCGCAAGTACGTGGTCACCGAGAACGTGACCGAGACGGTGCCGGTCTCCCGCGAGGAGGTCCGGGTCGAGCGCGAGCCGATCACCGACGCCAACGTGGGCAACGCGATGGACGGGCCGGCGATCTCCGAGGAGGAGCACGAGGTCACCCTGCACGCCGAGCGTCCGGTGGTGGAGAAGGAGGCCGTGCCGGTCGAGCGGGTCCGCCTGGACAAGCAGACCGTCACCGACCAGGAGCGGGTGTCGGAGGACGTCCGCAAGGAGCAGGTCGAGGTCGACGACGGGACCGGGGTCGCCGGGAACGCCCTCGACCGCGACAACGACGGCAGGATCGGCCGCTGA
- a CDS encoding DUF3097 domain-containing protein: MPPRSPYDNLVHPRTVKKPSPQVEAQRDLVVEDPSSGFVGAVVRCEKAVVHLEDRFGKVRAYPLGPGFWVDGRPVVLVRPRPQAPVAPTRSASGSTYVAGARARVAREGRIYVEGKHDAELVEKVWGHDLRIEGVVVEPLHGVDDLPGIVRDFRPASGRRLGVLVDHLVTGSKESRIAAQVTGDHALVVGHPFIDIWQAVKPSVVGIRAWPVVPKGESWKDGVCRRLGWEDDTGYVWAQRILARVRTWTDLEPALIGRVEELIDFVTTD; encoded by the coding sequence GTGCCTCCCCGCTCGCCGTACGACAACCTGGTGCACCCGCGCACCGTCAAGAAGCCCAGCCCCCAGGTCGAGGCCCAGCGCGACCTGGTCGTCGAGGACCCGAGCTCGGGGTTCGTGGGCGCCGTGGTGCGCTGCGAGAAGGCCGTCGTCCACCTCGAGGACCGGTTCGGGAAGGTGCGCGCCTACCCGCTCGGCCCCGGGTTCTGGGTCGACGGCCGCCCGGTCGTCCTCGTGCGCCCGAGGCCGCAGGCGCCGGTGGCCCCGACCCGCAGCGCGTCCGGCTCGACCTACGTGGCCGGCGCCCGAGCCCGGGTCGCCCGCGAGGGCCGGATCTACGTCGAGGGCAAGCACGACGCCGAGCTCGTCGAGAAGGTCTGGGGCCACGACCTGCGCATCGAGGGCGTCGTCGTGGAGCCGCTGCACGGCGTCGACGACCTGCCCGGCATCGTGCGCGACTTCCGCCCGGCGTCCGGACGGCGGCTCGGGGTGCTGGTCGACCACCTGGTGACCGGCTCCAAGGAGTCCCGCATCGCCGCTCAGGTGACCGGGGACCACGCCCTGGTGGTCGGGCACCCGTTCATCGACATCTGGCAGGCCGTCAAGCCGTCGGTCGTCGGGATCAGGGCGTGGCCGGTGGTGCCCAAGGGCGAGTCCTGGAAGGACGGCGTCTGCCGCCGGCTGGGCTGGGAGGACGACACCGGCTACGTCTGGGCGCAGCGGATCCTCGCCCGGGTGCGCACCTGGACCGACCTGGAGCCGGCGCTGATCGGCCGGGTCGAAGAGCTCATCGACTTCGTGACGACGGACTGA
- a CDS encoding aldo/keto reductase, protein MATVPAIRLNNGVEIPQLGFGVYQVPPEDTADAVSTALEIGYRHIDTAEMYGNEKGVGEAVARSGIDRGEVFVTSKLNNGFHRRDDALRAFDQSLGDLGLEYLDLFLVHWPLPGIDVDYIETWKAMEEIYAGGRCRAIGVSNFQAHHLRRLFSETQVRPAVNQIEVHPYLTQEELRAFDADHEIVTEAWSPIAQGKVLDDPAIVAIAERLDRTPAQVVLRWHVQRGDVVFPKSVSRQRMQENFELFDFELGTGDMATLTGLDRGERTGPDPDTFNYIPG, encoded by the coding sequence GTGGCCACCGTGCCCGCGATCCGACTCAACAACGGCGTCGAGATCCCCCAGCTGGGGTTCGGCGTCTACCAGGTCCCGCCGGAGGACACCGCCGACGCCGTCTCCACGGCCCTGGAGATCGGCTACCGGCACATCGACACCGCCGAGATGTACGGCAACGAGAAGGGCGTCGGTGAGGCCGTCGCACGCTCCGGCATCGACCGCGGTGAGGTCTTCGTGACCAGCAAGCTGAACAACGGCTTCCACCGCCGCGACGACGCGCTGCGCGCCTTCGACCAGTCGCTGGGCGACCTCGGCCTCGAGTACCTCGACCTCTTCCTCGTCCACTGGCCGCTGCCGGGGATCGACGTGGACTACATCGAGACCTGGAAGGCGATGGAGGAGATCTACGCCGGCGGCCGCTGCCGCGCGATCGGCGTCTCGAACTTCCAGGCCCACCACCTGCGCCGGCTGTTCAGCGAGACCCAGGTGCGCCCCGCGGTCAACCAGATCGAGGTGCACCCCTACCTCACGCAGGAGGAGCTGCGGGCCTTCGACGCCGACCACGAGATCGTCACCGAGGCCTGGTCGCCGATCGCGCAGGGCAAGGTGCTCGACGACCCGGCGATCGTGGCCATCGCCGAGCGGCTGGACCGCACCCCGGCCCAGGTCGTGCTGCGGTGGCACGTGCAGCGCGGTGACGTCGTCTTCCCGAAGTCGGTCTCCCGCCAGCGCATGCAGGAGAACTTCGAGCTGTTCGACTTCGAGCTCGGCACCGGTGACATGGCCACGCTCACCGGTCTGGACCGCGGCGAGCGCACCGGTCCCGACCCGGACACCTTCAACTACATCCCGGGCTGA
- a CDS encoding GNAT family N-acetyltransferase: MSLTVRPLADDELPAAWELGRLAFGGPATAPERALRPVPGLLRIGAFDERGRLVGKATDTGHEQWWGGRALATVDVGGVAVLPEHRGGGVARALLADLLARGRERGAAVSALYPTVSAVYRRLGWEVVGALQRADLDTASLPSVPVPGVAVRPGEPADLAVVDALYEALARPRTGLLTRRGGAFALPHEGRWPDGVDGVTVVEQDGVPTGALVYERGTGYGPEARLTVHDLVAVTAEAARALVGVLAGWRTVTRTVRVPLLTGDAVAGVLPLERSPEGPGAAFMHRPVDVVRAVADRGWPAHVRGRVAFTLLDPVVTENTGPWELELADGAGELRRPGREPGLTLDVRGFAQLYCGITSGRVAALAGLVSGPDDPAALDLLASGPPVQLLDYF, translated from the coding sequence ATGAGCCTCACCGTGCGGCCGCTGGCCGACGACGAGCTGCCCGCCGCCTGGGAGCTGGGCCGGCTGGCCTTCGGCGGGCCGGCCACGGCGCCGGAGCGGGCGCTGCGGCCGGTCCCCGGGCTGCTGCGGATCGGGGCCTTCGACGAGCGCGGCCGGCTGGTCGGCAAGGCCACCGACACCGGCCACGAGCAGTGGTGGGGCGGCCGCGCGCTGGCCACGGTCGACGTCGGCGGCGTCGCCGTGCTGCCCGAGCACCGCGGCGGCGGGGTGGCCCGGGCGCTGCTCGCCGACCTGCTCGCCCGCGGCCGGGAGCGGGGGGCCGCGGTCAGCGCGCTGTACCCGACCGTCTCGGCGGTCTACCGGCGGCTGGGGTGGGAGGTCGTGGGCGCGCTGCAGCGGGCCGACCTGGACACCGCCTCGCTGCCGTCGGTCCCGGTGCCCGGCGTCGCGGTGCGCCCGGGCGAGCCGGCCGACCTCGCGGTGGTCGACGCGCTGTACGAGGCCCTCGCCCGGCCCCGCACCGGGCTGCTCACCCGCCGCGGCGGCGCGTTCGCCCTGCCGCACGAGGGGCGCTGGCCCGACGGGGTGGACGGCGTCACGGTGGTCGAGCAGGACGGCGTCCCGACCGGGGCCCTGGTGTACGAGCGCGGCACCGGCTACGGGCCCGAGGCGCGGCTGACCGTGCACGACCTGGTCGCGGTCACCGCCGAGGCGGCGCGGGCGCTGGTCGGGGTGCTGGCCGGCTGGCGCACCGTGACCCGCACCGTGCGGGTGCCGCTGCTGACCGGCGACGCGGTGGCCGGGGTGCTCCCGCTCGAGCGTTCACCCGAGGGCCCTGGAGCGGCGTTCATGCACCGGCCGGTCGACGTGGTGCGCGCCGTCGCCGACCGCGGCTGGCCGGCGCACGTGCGCGGGCGGGTGGCGTTCACGCTGCTCGACCCGGTCGTGACGGAGAACACCGGGCCGTGGGAGCTGGAGCTCGCCGACGGCGCCGGGGAGCTGCGCCGCCCCGGCCGCGAGCCGGGGCTGACCCTCGACGTCCGCGGGTTCGCGCAGCTCTACTGCGGGATCACCAGCGGACGGGTGGCGGCGCTGGCCGGGCTGGTCTCCGGCCCGGACGACCCGGCCGCGCTGGACCTGCTCGCGTCCGGCCCGCCGGTCCAGTTGCTCGACTACTTCTGA
- a CDS encoding MFS transporter, whose product MSPRTVFSPYARLFAVPGSVAFSFAGWVARLPIPMLGLGAVLLVAGETGSYGLAGAVSGTLALSFSIASPQWARAMDRRGQGAVLRVAMTGYLLCGYGFVAAVTAGGPLWTWFALAALCGASGPNIGSLVRARWAEALAEPGRRQTAFALEAVVDEVVFVVGPPLVTLLATLLAPPVGFLTGITLGAIGGLWLARQHATEPAVSPPDPGGPSRRWAALNATVLVVAVTYAAVGTVFGAMDVVVVGFADEQGAPALAGLALAVYAFGSLVAGLLYGVARLPGTLAARFLVTAVAFGVAAQLLWGVGSLAVLVPAGFLAGTAIAPVLVSGTSLVESRVPRTALTEALSWTTTGLTLGVTAGSALAGAAVDAWGAEAAFAVPAGAAAAAALVALAGAPLLRSRPVPVPAA is encoded by the coding sequence GTGTCACCCCGCACCGTGTTCAGTCCCTACGCCCGCCTGTTCGCCGTCCCCGGCTCGGTCGCGTTCTCCTTCGCCGGGTGGGTCGCCCGGCTGCCCATCCCCATGCTCGGCCTGGGCGCCGTCCTGCTCGTCGCCGGCGAGACCGGCAGCTACGGCCTGGCCGGCGCGGTGTCGGGCACGCTCGCGCTGAGCTTCTCGATCGCCAGCCCGCAGTGGGCGCGCGCCATGGACCGCCGCGGGCAGGGCGCCGTCCTGCGCGTGGCCATGACCGGCTACCTGCTCTGCGGCTACGGCTTCGTCGCGGCGGTGACGGCCGGCGGGCCGCTGTGGACCTGGTTCGCGCTCGCCGCGCTGTGCGGCGCCAGCGGGCCCAACATCGGGTCGCTGGTGCGGGCCCGGTGGGCGGAGGCGCTGGCCGAGCCGGGCCGCCGACAGACCGCCTTCGCGCTGGAGGCCGTCGTCGACGAGGTCGTCTTCGTCGTCGGTCCGCCGCTGGTGACGCTGCTGGCCACGCTGCTCGCCCCACCCGTCGGCTTCCTCACCGGCATCACGCTCGGGGCGATCGGCGGCCTCTGGCTGGCCCGGCAGCATGCCACCGAGCCGGCCGTCTCACCGCCCGATCCCGGCGGGCCGTCCCGGCGGTGGGCCGCACTGAACGCGACGGTGCTCGTCGTGGCGGTCACCTACGCGGCGGTCGGCACGGTCTTCGGCGCGATGGACGTCGTCGTGGTCGGGTTCGCCGACGAGCAGGGCGCGCCCGCGCTCGCCGGCCTGGCGCTGGCCGTCTACGCCTTCGGCAGCCTCGTGGCGGGCCTGCTCTACGGCGTGGCCCGGCTGCCCGGGACGCTGGCCGCCCGCTTCCTGGTCACCGCCGTCGCCTTCGGTGTGGCCGCGCAACTGCTGTGGGGGGTGGGGTCGCTGGCGGTGCTGGTGCCCGCGGGCTTCCTCGCCGGCACGGCGATCGCGCCGGTGCTGGTCTCGGGGACCTCGCTGGTCGAGTCCCGGGTGCCCCGGACCGCGCTCACCGAGGCGCTGTCGTGGACCACCACCGGGCTCACCCTGGGTGTCACCGCCGGCTCCGCGCTGGCCGGGGCCGCCGTCGACGCCTGGGGCGCGGAGGCCGCGTTCGCCGTCCCGGCAGGAGCGGCGGCGGCGGCGGCGCTCGTGGCGCTGGCCGGCGCACCGCTGTTGCGCAGCCGCCCGGTGCCGGTGCCGGCGGCATGA
- the moaA gene encoding GTP 3',8-cyclase MoaA, whose product MTSTSPLPDPVVRRPDPAPGTGGLVDRHGRVATDLRVSLTDRCNLRCTYCMPPEGLDWLPKVEVLTDEEIARLVRIGVEQLGIREVRFTGGEPLLRPGLVGIVAAATALQPRPEVSLTTNAIGLARVAPALAAAGLDRINVSLDTLDRDRFKQLTHRDRLDDVLAGLAAAQRAGLTPVKVNAVLLRGMNEEDAVPLLDFCLEHGYQLRFIEQMPLDAHHAWTRGEMVTAEDILERLSAAHTLTPDTEERGSAPAERWLVDGGPATVGVIASVTRSFCGSCDRTRLTADGQVRNCLFAREESDLRTALRDGATDAELADRWRIATLGKLPGHGIDDPSFLQPARPMSAIGG is encoded by the coding sequence GTGACCTCGACCAGCCCGCTCCCGGACCCGGTGGTCCGCCGTCCGGACCCCGCCCCCGGCACCGGTGGGCTCGTGGACCGGCACGGCCGGGTCGCGACCGACCTGCGGGTGTCGCTGACCGACCGGTGCAACCTGCGCTGCACGTACTGCATGCCACCCGAGGGCCTGGACTGGCTGCCCAAGGTCGAGGTGCTCACCGACGAGGAGATCGCCCGGCTGGTCCGCATCGGCGTCGAGCAGCTCGGCATCCGCGAGGTCCGCTTCACCGGCGGCGAGCCGCTGCTGCGTCCCGGCCTCGTCGGCATCGTCGCAGCCGCCACCGCGCTGCAGCCGCGCCCCGAGGTCAGCCTGACCACCAACGCGATCGGCCTGGCCCGGGTCGCCCCGGCGCTGGCCGCCGCCGGGCTGGACCGGATCAACGTCAGCCTCGACACCCTCGACCGCGACCGCTTCAAGCAGCTCACCCACCGCGACCGGCTCGACGACGTCCTCGCCGGACTGGCCGCCGCGCAGCGGGCCGGGCTCACGCCGGTCAAGGTCAACGCCGTCCTGCTGCGGGGGATGAACGAGGAGGACGCCGTCCCGCTGCTGGACTTCTGCCTCGAGCACGGCTACCAGCTGCGCTTCATCGAGCAGATGCCGCTGGACGCCCACCACGCCTGGACCCGCGGCGAGATGGTCACCGCCGAGGACATCCTCGAGCGGCTGTCAGCGGCGCACACCCTGACCCCGGATACCGAGGAGCGCGGCTCGGCCCCGGCCGAGCGCTGGCTGGTCGACGGCGGCCCGGCGACCGTCGGTGTCATCGCCTCGGTGACCCGCTCCTTCTGCGGCAGCTGCGACCGCACCCGGCTGACCGCCGACGGGCAGGTCCGCAACTGTCTGTTCGCCCGCGAGGAGTCCGACCTGCGGACGGCGCTGCGCGACGGCGCCACCGACGCCGAGCTGGCCGACCGCTGGCGGATCGCCACCCTCGGCAAGCTGCCCGGGCACGGCATCGACGACCCGAGCTTCCTGCAGCCCGCGCGGCCCATGTCGGCGATCGGGGGCTGA
- a CDS encoding MoaD/ThiS family protein: MAASVTVRYFAGARAAAGVETETRDAGTLDELVGQIVETHGERLEKVLTACSFLVDGTQTRDRSLALAPGAVVDVLPPFAGG, from the coding sequence ATGGCAGCGAGCGTCACCGTCCGGTACTTCGCCGGGGCCCGCGCGGCCGCCGGCGTGGAGACCGAGACCCGGGACGCCGGCACGCTCGACGAGCTCGTCGGCCAGATCGTCGAGACGCACGGGGAGCGGCTGGAGAAGGTGCTCACCGCCTGCTCGTTCCTCGTCGACGGCACCCAGACCCGGGACCGGTCGCTGGCGCTGGCGCCCGGCGCGGTCGTCGACGTGCTGCCGCCCTTCGCCGGAGGCTGA
- a CDS encoding GAF domain-containing protein, with amino-acid sequence MTVPAVLDVAPWRDFPAAACGAIAALHERLGWDVWVVTRVVDDRQVVLHAHPPDVVRPGTWLPWADTFCRAMVAGEAPRAATVTAAVPAFAKRMTGPTSRIAAYIGVPLVSPEGELFGTLCAWGFRARPRSAARDLPLVETVARLLSTLLAAGMTPPDPVEGSMRLRAGGPDQSAV; translated from the coding sequence ATGACCGTTCCCGCCGTCCTGGACGTCGCCCCCTGGCGCGACTTCCCGGCCGCGGCTTGCGGAGCGATCGCGGCACTGCACGAGCGCCTGGGCTGGGACGTGTGGGTGGTGACCCGCGTCGTGGACGACCGGCAGGTCGTGCTGCACGCCCATCCACCCGACGTGGTCCGACCCGGGACCTGGCTCCCGTGGGCGGACACCTTCTGTCGTGCCATGGTCGCCGGGGAGGCCCCACGGGCCGCTACGGTCACCGCCGCCGTCCCGGCCTTCGCCAAGCGCATGACCGGGCCGACCTCGCGGATCGCCGCCTACATCGGCGTCCCGCTCGTCAGCCCGGAGGGGGAACTGTTCGGCACGCTGTGCGCCTGGGGGTTCCGTGCCCGGCCGCGCAGTGCCGCGCGTGACCTGCCCCTGGTCGAGACGGTGGCACGCCTGCTGAGCACGCTCCTCGCCGCCGGCATGACGCCGCCGGACCCGGTCGAGGGGAGCATGCGACTCCGAGCCGGAGGCCCGGACCAGTCGGCGGTCTGA
- a CDS encoding SMP-30/gluconolactonase/LRE family protein → MARSARYTPANRTRRAALLLAPVVGVLAVTAAPAAAQPEGDDVIVLPGASSAEGIAEGRGDTFYAGDLFRGDVFRGDLGRRTAELFIDAPDGRMAIGMFADLEHDLLFVAGGGAFPGAPGTSPGRAYVYDLCTGAAVATYELGDPGGSFVNDVTVTPDGAWFTDSRQPRLYLVPVHDREPGTARTLELTGGAAERPADINLNGIAATPDGGTLVVAHSANGAVYTVDPETGSSTRIAGVDVPSVDGIQVEGNDLWAVQNQLNQVVRVRLSADLTSGAVEETIHDEDFQVPTTLIVSDGDLAVVNAKFDTGIPPTADRFEVVLVDR, encoded by the coding sequence ATGGCCAGGTCCGCCCGGTACACGCCCGCGAACCGGACCCGCAGGGCGGCGCTGCTCCTCGCTCCGGTGGTGGGAGTGCTGGCCGTCACCGCCGCCCCGGCCGCGGCGCAGCCGGAGGGCGACGACGTCATCGTCCTCCCCGGCGCGAGCTCCGCGGAGGGCATCGCCGAGGGCCGCGGTGACACCTTCTACGCCGGGGACCTGTTCCGGGGGGACGTCTTCCGGGGAGACCTCGGGCGCAGGACTGCGGAGCTGTTCATCGACGCCCCCGACGGCCGGATGGCCATCGGCATGTTCGCCGACCTCGAGCACGACCTTCTCTTCGTGGCAGGCGGCGGCGCCTTCCCCGGCGCCCCCGGCACCTCTCCGGGCCGGGCGTACGTGTACGACCTGTGCACGGGCGCCGCGGTCGCCACCTACGAGCTCGGCGACCCCGGCGGGTCGTTCGTCAACGACGTCACCGTCACCCCGGACGGCGCCTGGTTCACCGACAGCCGTCAGCCCCGGCTGTACCTCGTCCCCGTCCACGACCGCGAGCCCGGGACGGCGCGGACCCTGGAGCTGACGGGCGGGGCGGCCGAGCGGCCCGCGGACATCAACCTCAACGGGATCGCCGCCACCCCCGACGGCGGGACGCTCGTGGTCGCGCACTCGGCCAACGGCGCTGTCTACACCGTGGACCCGGAGACCGGGTCCAGCACCCGGATCGCCGGGGTCGACGTGCCGAGCGTGGACGGCATCCAGGTCGAGGGCAACGACCTCTGGGCGGTGCAGAACCAGCTGAACCAGGTGGTCCGGGTCCGGCTGAGCGCCGACCTGACCTCCGGGGCGGTCGAGGAGACGATCCACGACGAGGACTTCCAGGTCCCGACGACGCTGATCGTGTCGGACGGCGACCTGGCCGTGGTGAACGCCAAGTTCGACACCGGCATCCCGCCGACCGCGGATCGCTTCGAGGTGGTTCTGGTCGACCGCTGA
- a CDS encoding molybdenum cofactor biosynthesis protein MoaE, with the protein MIARVVDAPLSVAEHEDAVADKAAGAVVSFAGVVRDHDGGRSVTELEYVGHPSAEQVIVELAQEFAARPEVHAVAVSHRVGMLGIGDVALACAVSTSHRGDAFAACAELVDLVKERLPIWKRQVFTDGDEEWVACP; encoded by the coding sequence GTGATCGCCCGGGTCGTCGACGCGCCCCTGTCCGTCGCCGAGCACGAGGACGCCGTCGCCGACAAGGCGGCCGGTGCGGTCGTCTCCTTCGCCGGCGTGGTCCGCGACCACGACGGTGGCCGGTCGGTGACCGAGCTGGAGTACGTGGGCCACCCGAGCGCCGAGCAGGTCATCGTCGAGCTGGCGCAGGAGTTCGCGGCGCGACCCGAGGTGCACGCCGTCGCCGTCTCCCACCGGGTGGGCATGCTCGGCATCGGTGACGTCGCGCTGGCCTGCGCGGTCAGCACCTCGCACCGCGGGGATGCCTTCGCCGCCTGCGCCGAGCTCGTCGACCTGGTGAAGGAGCGGCTGCCGATCTGGAAGCGGCAGGTCTTCACCGACGGTGACGAGGAGTGGGTCGCCTGCCCCTGA
- a CDS encoding nucleotidyltransferase family protein: protein MSTVAGLVLAAGGGRRYGMPKALVEYEGSLLVERAVRTARAVCDPVLVVLGAQAVDVWRTADLDGATVLANRDWETGMASSLRTGLDGLRGWPGRVDAVLVTLVDMPGMTPEALRALAAHAAPDALAIATYDGVRGHPVLLGREHWAGVAATATGDEGARRYLAGADVTEVDCTGLADPTDLDVPPGGVPSAP from the coding sequence ATGAGCACGGTCGCGGGGCTGGTCCTCGCCGCGGGCGGCGGGCGCCGCTACGGCATGCCCAAGGCGCTGGTCGAGTACGAGGGCAGCCTGCTGGTGGAGCGGGCGGTGCGGACGGCGCGGGCGGTGTGCGACCCGGTGCTCGTCGTCCTCGGGGCGCAGGCGGTCGACGTCTGGCGGACGGCGGACCTCGACGGCGCCACCGTGCTGGCCAATCGCGACTGGGAGACCGGCATGGCCTCCTCGCTGCGCACCGGCCTGGACGGGCTGCGCGGCTGGCCCGGTCGCGTCGACGCCGTGCTGGTCACGCTGGTCGACATGCCGGGGATGACGCCCGAGGCGCTGCGCGCACTCGCCGCGCACGCCGCCCCCGACGCGCTGGCGATCGCCACCTACGACGGCGTCCGCGGGCACCCGGTGCTGCTCGGCCGCGAGCACTGGGCCGGCGTGGCCGCGACCGCGACCGGCGACGAGGGCGCCCGCCGGTACCTCGCCGGCGCCGACGTCACCGAGGTCGACTGCACCGGCCTGGCCGATCCGACCGACCTCGACGTGCCGCCCGGCGGGGTACCGTCGGCGCCGTGA